The genomic stretch GCGGGGGCAAAAGGCAGATTGGCCAGCATCAGAGTTATGAAGAATTTCTGGTCGAGTTAGCCGATATATTTCAGCAATGTTATTACGTGTCAAGACCAAACGCCACTTTGTGGATTGTGGCTGACACTATCAGGAAGGATGGCCGTCTGATTAATTTGCCAGTTGATATTGAGCGCTGTATGACGCAAAAATATCGAGCCCATACATGGATTCTGCGAGATATTATAATATGGGATAAACATAAGAATATACCCTGGCACTCTAAGGGTCATCTTAAGAATCGTTTTGAATATATACTATTCTTCAGTAAGAGTTCCCATTACAAATATTATATTGATCGGATTCGGGAAATCACTGACTATAGGAAATGGTGGCTGTCCTATCCTGAGAGATACAATAGTATGGGTACGCCGCCAACCAACATCTGGGAATTTAATCCGCCAATAAGGGGCTGGGGTAATGGCTATCAAGATCATATGTGCCCATTTCCATTCGCACTCGTCGAGAGAATTCTCACACTTGCTTCTGATGTGGGCGACTTGGTTTTGGACCCCTTTGCCGGGTCTGGTACAGTATTGGCACTTGCAAAAGTGATGAAGCGTCATGCAATCGGTTTTGATGTTAACAGAAAATATAAGGATAAGTTTAAGAATGAAGTGATTTTTGGCGCCCAAAAATACTGGGCGACACGTGTCAAATCACTGGATAAAGCGCGAGAGTCAATAAATGACTTTACACGCAAGAACGCAAAATTGCGCAAGATCAAGGCCGCTTGCGCTATGGCCAAGCATATCAGTCAGCTAATTACCGATAAGCATTGTGTTCTAGCGTTGAGCGAAGGCAGAACAAAGTCATACGTCAAGTTGATGATCGTATCGGCGAAGAGTATCAAAGCAAAAGGTGTGTTGAATTCCATAGCCGCTACTGTCAATTCCATTTCTAAGGAATTCAAAGTTTCAATAGCCTACTCCATATGCAATAAGCAAGATTTCCAAAGAATATATGAAGGTC from Candidatus Zixiibacteriota bacterium encodes the following:
- a CDS encoding site-specific DNA-methyltransferase, which encodes MTTVQYIIGDARNLEKNFTNAATGKCQMIITSPPYYDIKNYGGGKRQIGQHQSYEEFLVELADIFQQCYYVSRPNATLWIVADTIRKDGRLINLPVDIERCMTQKYRAHTWILRDIIIWDKHKNIPWHSKGHLKNRFEYILFFSKSSHYKYYIDRIREITDYRKWWLSYPERYNSMGTPPTNIWEFNPPIRGWGNGYQDHMCPFPFALVERILTLASDVGDLVLDPFAGSGTVLALAKVMKRHAIGFDVNRKYKDKFKNEVIFGAQKYWATRVKSLDKARESINDFTRKNAKLRKIKAACAMAKHISQLITDKHCVLALSEGRTKSYVKLMIVSAKSIKAKGVLNSIAATVNSISKEFKVSIAYSICNKQDFQRIYEGPAVLYGYCSDRIYSFEDVVPANQVLNGHPTSSTVLSNIRLELAKPISNQPDNIENQ